One halophilic archaeon DL31 genomic region harbors:
- a CDS encoding hypothetical protein (KEGG: hsl:OE6092R hypothetical protein) yields MSVDLDEMEEAENELEEWLVEQAENGIPEIVLIGLLRDYADDIEQLGYVPRMWGEAER; encoded by the coding sequence ATGTCGGTCGACCTGGACGAGATGGAGGAAGCTGAAAACGAACTGGAGGAGTGGTTGGTCGAACAGGCAGAGAACGGCATCCCGGAGATCGTCCTCATCGGACTGCTTCGAGACTACGCAGACGATATCGAACAGCTCGGCTACGTGCCGCGGATGTGGGGCGAGGCCGAGCGATGA
- a CDS encoding hypothetical protein (KEGG: hla:Hlac_3169 hypothetical protein), with protein MTNHATVYDIQERAGNPAHASVDRVCARLLDRAATPRTDHPDTHLGGTMATVVDRYVDAVVQEVIHRALVDGVPFRTAAADHAVAALDGVRIGTVATQVLSELNTEP; from the coding sequence ATGACCAATCACGCGACTGTGTACGACATCCAGGAACGAGCTGGCAACCCCGCGCACGCATCCGTCGACAGAGTTTGTGCGCGTCTGCTCGACCGTGCGGCTACCCCGCGAACGGATCACCCGGATACACATCTCGGTGGAACGATGGCCACGGTTGTCGATCGATACGTGGACGCAGTCGTCCAGGAGGTCATCCACCGGGCCCTCGTCGACGGCGTCCCGTTTCGGACGGCCGCTGCAGATCACGCTGTGGCGGCACTGGATGGAGTCCGGATCGGGACGGTCGCGACGCAGGTTCTCAGTGAACTGAACACAGAACCGTAG
- a CDS encoding hypothetical protein (KEGG: hla:Hlac_3173 hypothetical protein), with product MEYEPPLAVSECPETLREREQWVCWREETRDGKPTKVPVTPGTGGFASSTDPETWDAFETALEYTETEHADGVGFVFTDDDPIVGVDLDDCRDPETGDVDDAAQDIIKRLDSYTEVSPSGTGYHVLITGELPEGRNRRGSVELYDTARFFTVTGDHVDETLGRVARRQDALTAIHREYVQDTERDTASESEPGNGTDDQSTATGTADVDVDLEDEDLLEKARNASNGEKFERLWNGNTVGYDSQSEADMALCCLLAFWTGGDRTQMKQLFRQSGLLREKWDEVHYADGSTYGEKTIERAIATTSEFYDPDDRNDTTDDTPGGSSPDVGAADSERSRAYLAEKNRLLSERVDELEATLSEKTERIDALEAEVERLTDELATRGQEEESQGEHVSTASENSGESGPSSMLSRIFGGRSE from the coding sequence ATGGAATATGAGCCACCACTTGCTGTCTCGGAGTGCCCGGAGACGTTACGCGAACGCGAGCAGTGGGTGTGCTGGCGGGAAGAAACACGCGACGGTAAACCGACGAAAGTACCGGTGACGCCAGGGACAGGAGGATTCGCGTCGTCGACAGACCCCGAGACGTGGGATGCCTTCGAGACAGCACTCGAATACACCGAGACGGAGCACGCTGATGGTGTCGGGTTCGTATTCACTGACGACGATCCCATCGTCGGCGTTGACCTGGACGACTGCCGCGATCCCGAAACGGGCGACGTCGACGACGCCGCACAAGACATCATCAAGCGACTCGACTCCTATACGGAGGTATCGCCGTCCGGTACCGGCTATCACGTCCTGATCACCGGCGAACTTCCCGAAGGACGGAACCGTCGCGGGAGCGTCGAACTGTACGACACGGCACGTTTTTTCACCGTCACTGGCGACCACGTCGATGAGACTCTCGGTCGCGTTGCACGTCGACAGGACGCGCTCACAGCGATTCACCGCGAGTACGTCCAGGACACCGAGCGTGACACAGCATCCGAGTCCGAGCCGGGGAATGGCACTGACGACCAGTCAACGGCGACCGGGACAGCCGACGTCGACGTTGATCTCGAGGATGAGGACCTCCTCGAGAAAGCGCGAAACGCGTCGAACGGCGAGAAGTTCGAGCGGCTCTGGAACGGGAATACGGTCGGCTACGACAGTCAGTCCGAGGCCGATATGGCCCTGTGTTGTCTGCTGGCGTTCTGGACCGGTGGCGACCGGACGCAGATGAAGCAGCTGTTCCGGCAGTCGGGATTGCTTCGGGAGAAGTGGGACGAGGTCCACTACGCTGATGGGTCGACGTATGGGGAGAAGACTATCGAGCGAGCGATTGCGACCACTTCGGAGTTCTACGACCCGGACGACCGCAACGATACCACGGACGACACCCCCGGCGGATCGTCTCCAGACGTTGGCGCTGCTGACTCGGAGCGGAGTCGCGCGTATCTAGCCGAGAAGAACCGGCTACTGAGCGAGCGCGTCGACGAACTCGAGGCGACACTATCGGAGAAAACCGAGCGCATCGACGCTCTCGAAGCGGAGGTCGAGCGACTCACTGACGAACTCGCCACACGTGGCCAGGAGGAGGAGTCCCAGGGCGAGCACGTCTCTACGGCGAGTGAGAACAGTGGTGAGTCGGGGCCATCCTCCATGTTGAGTCGGATATTCGGCGGTCGATCCGAGTAG
- a CDS encoding hypothetical protein (KEGG: hwa:HQ1817A hypothetical protein), producing MAPREIDQVEQLRRLGVGLVLGGTAFAGLSFVTSTLVSGIGLLAVGLAVWGIEYQQDRTVGIGLGIGFTGVVVLINVVGDVGFGELSLAATLVGFGIADYLLAPAYGKLQNTGEQMSE from the coding sequence ATGGCTCCCCGCGAGATTGACCAAGTCGAACAGCTTCGACGTCTTGGGGTCGGCTTAGTATTGGGTGGAACTGCGTTCGCCGGCCTATCGTTCGTTACCAGTACGCTCGTCAGCGGGATCGGGTTACTTGCCGTTGGCCTTGCTGTGTGGGGAATTGAGTATCAACAAGATCGTACAGTCGGAATTGGTCTAGGAATCGGGTTTACTGGAGTAGTGGTTCTTATCAACGTGGTGGGCGATGTCGGATTCGGCGAGTTGTCGCTAGCCGCGACACTCGTTGGATTCGGAATCGCTGATTACCTACTGGCCCCAGCCTACGGGAAACTACAGAACACAGGGGAACAGATGAGCGAATGA
- a CDS encoding hypothetical protein (KEGG: hal:VNG7128 hypothetical protein) — MVARPSGEKPATVQPYAPRGREPARATPLAQLQQAFEVAEFDAESCERREGVDDEPTAVAGDVIALVGIRFRLDRAVDADGVGDPLVFASGMRLTYLGAGRGVAERTPYERLLHHLASASASRPAVQPRWKTASCVDESKAVALGS; from the coding sequence ATGGTGGCAAGGCCATCGGGTGAGAAGCCAGCTACTGTTCAACCATATGCTCCTCGAGGTCGCGAGCCCGCCCGGGCTACACCGCTCGCACAGCTGCAACAGGCCTTCGAGGTGGCCGAGTTCGATGCGGAATCGTGTGAGCGCCGCGAGGGCGTCGACGACGAGCCCACAGCCGTCGCAGGCGACGTGATCGCGCTCGTCGGGATCCGGTTCCGTTTGGATCGCGCAGTCGACGCAGATGGGGTGGGTGACCCGCTCGTCTTCGCCTCAGGTATGCGCCTCACCTACCTCGGCGCCGGGCGGGGCGTCGCAGAACGCACACCCTATGAGCGTCTGCTGCATCACTTGGCCTCCGCGTCGGCGTCGCGGCCGGCCGTCCAGCCACGGTGGAAGACGGCTAGCTGCGTCGACGAGTCGAAGGCAGTAGCACTCGGTTCGTGA
- a CDS encoding hypothetical protein (KEGG: hbo:Hbor_03700 hypothetical protein), with the protein MSYQRGDVVWGPDPFKSGENPRPWLILNNDTHPFGEEEYMTVTLTTTPHDEGIPLEDADWVEGGMPRQSYASPWAVASPKHAAIIRRQGRLDESFVQTVVDALGTYLEPPAEE; encoded by the coding sequence ATGAGCTATCAGCGCGGGGATGTCGTCTGGGGGCCGGACCCGTTCAAGTCGGGTGAGAACCCGCGTCCGTGGCTGATTCTCAACAACGACACGCACCCATTTGGTGAGGAGGAGTACATGACGGTCACACTAACGACGACACCCCACGACGAGGGAATTCCCCTCGAGGACGCCGACTGGGTCGAGGGCGGGATGCCCCGACAGAGCTACGCCTCACCGTGGGCAGTCGCGTCGCCGAAGCACGCCGCGATCATTCGACGGCAGGGCCGCCTCGACGAGTCGTTCGTCCAGACCGTCGTCGACGCTCTCGGAACGTATCTCGAACCACCGGCTGAGGAATGA
- a CDS encoding hypothetical protein (KEGG: hla:Hlac_3172 hypothetical protein), with translation MASEHTTQTQTIQQAVTNSDGEAPWADLEVTIPNNRDHASLVALVECALVELTHEQVGAVVVAQQVWGTKRTQYVAVDDVGQQFQKRHFDSRLGWHETTVPRETVRDELITQLTRSASPPADTREAAASEPNTFTVRPVRELQTP, from the coding sequence ATGGCTTCGGAACATACGACCCAGACACAGACGATACAGCAAGCAGTAACCAACTCCGACGGGGAGGCGCCGTGGGCGGACCTCGAGGTGACGATTCCGAACAACCGGGATCACGCGTCGCTCGTCGCGCTCGTGGAGTGTGCCCTCGTCGAACTGACTCACGAACAGGTGGGGGCAGTCGTCGTTGCCCAGCAGGTGTGGGGGACGAAACGCACGCAGTACGTCGCCGTCGACGACGTCGGCCAGCAGTTCCAGAAGCGACACTTCGACAGCCGGCTTGGCTGGCACGAGACCACCGTCCCTCGAGAGACCGTTCGTGACGAGCTCATCACCCAGCTCACTCGATCGGCATCCCCGCCGGCGGATACGCGAGAGGCAGCAGCCAGCGAGCCGAACACGTTCACCGTGAGGCCGGTTCGGGAACTCCAGACTCCATAG
- a CDS encoding hypothetical protein (KEGG: hla:Hlac_3175 hypothetical protein) translates to MLDGLLGGDPQYDATQLPIDEPLVQPPESAPGILLRIRPFKENQGVVDGAGLLQSVHDVTTNFRGKNTSDHHSFEVWFDEGKVKFFMHAATEAAADKFRRRVGNNYANSEVFPVDGGAAFPVIDPDEYVAGAWLEMEKLPYYPIRHHNSDEWATDPYGEITSEMLSLDDSTVVTQVVFRPAKQSWTDGDRFKHNSVDDLAHALRQGTSVGWLDPQTRPASQKDKQAAKTIEQQRGQQAFHVNIRVLAASTDKNEAEARARGVAGMFRKYYNAMTEQGLDDTPVWHRKESKRASQLRQHVARMADREWTDRRMIMTVDELAGVAHIPNNEIETPNIDWRYTQRGDRVPADTDQYDDTAARHRSGDRSARQGGKDRV, encoded by the coding sequence ATGCTTGATGGGTTATTGGGTGGCGACCCGCAGTACGACGCCACACAGCTCCCGATCGACGAGCCACTCGTCCAGCCTCCTGAGAGCGCGCCGGGGATTCTGCTTCGGATTCGGCCGTTCAAGGAGAATCAGGGCGTCGTCGACGGCGCCGGCCTGCTCCAGTCAGTCCACGACGTGACGACGAACTTCCGAGGGAAGAACACGAGCGACCACCACTCCTTCGAGGTCTGGTTCGACGAGGGGAAGGTCAAATTCTTCATGCACGCCGCGACCGAGGCGGCCGCCGACAAGTTCCGCCGCCGCGTCGGCAACAACTACGCCAACAGCGAAGTGTTCCCCGTCGACGGTGGAGCTGCCTTCCCCGTTATCGACCCCGACGAGTACGTCGCTGGTGCGTGGCTGGAGATGGAGAAGCTCCCGTACTACCCGATTCGTCACCACAACAGCGACGAATGGGCGACGGACCCCTACGGCGAAATCACGAGCGAGATGCTCTCACTCGACGACAGCACGGTCGTCACGCAAGTCGTCTTCCGGCCCGCAAAACAGTCCTGGACGGACGGCGACCGGTTCAAGCACAACAGCGTCGACGACCTCGCCCACGCACTCCGGCAAGGAACATCAGTTGGATGGCTCGATCCCCAAACGCGGCCAGCGAGCCAGAAGGACAAGCAGGCCGCCAAAACCATCGAACAGCAGCGTGGCCAGCAAGCGTTCCACGTCAACATCCGCGTCCTCGCAGCCTCCACGGACAAGAACGAAGCCGAAGCGCGTGCCCGTGGGGTCGCCGGGATGTTCAGAAAGTACTACAACGCCATGACCGAACAGGGCCTCGACGATACACCAGTGTGGCATCGGAAAGAGAGCAAGCGTGCGAGCCAACTCCGCCAGCACGTCGCCCGGATGGCCGACCGCGAGTGGACCGACCGCCGGATGATCATGACCGTCGACGAACTCGCCGGCGTCGCCCACATCCCGAACAACGAGATCGAGACGCCGAACATCGACTGGCGCTACACCCAGCGTGGCGATCGGGTTCCTGCTGATACGGATCAGTACGACGACACAGCAGCCAGACACCGTTCTGGCGATCGATCGGCTAGACAAGGAGGGAAGGATCGTGTTTGA
- a CDS encoding hypothetical protein (KEGG: hla:Hlac_3163 hypothetical protein) has product MKRPDPAKLEALIADRSGFLRLLTAAPRSKRELTELLDCSRSTIDRVLRSLADAYLVEYRDGEWHATAAGACAYRKHDEYASFLSYLADAAPILAALPTETSIDDAFLEGSTAHIAEENVPDAVLDPMLQSVREASLVRGFAPKALIGSAMDFYDAAVTGDGYELELVLDGDVFDRLYELQPQETREAVEDPDVMLLRGAIPYVYGLWIVDDTEVGVVVYTEKGIQGCILNDTETAVGWGVDQLDSVKDTAEPIIFRGGRNPVLHK; this is encoded by the coding sequence ATGAAACGACCCGATCCCGCCAAGTTGGAAGCGCTCATCGCAGACCGGTCGGGATTTCTGCGTCTCCTCACCGCGGCCCCACGCTCAAAACGTGAGCTTACCGAACTGTTGGACTGTTCGCGCTCGACGATTGATCGAGTACTGCGCTCGCTCGCTGACGCATACCTCGTCGAATATCGAGACGGTGAATGGCACGCAACTGCGGCCGGGGCGTGTGCATATCGCAAACACGACGAGTACGCATCGTTTCTCAGTTATCTCGCCGACGCAGCGCCAATTCTCGCTGCGCTGCCCACCGAAACGTCTATCGACGACGCGTTTCTCGAGGGATCAACGGCGCATATTGCGGAGGAGAACGTCCCGGATGCAGTTCTTGACCCAATGCTTCAGTCAGTCCGTGAGGCCTCCCTCGTTCGAGGATTCGCGCCTAAGGCCCTTATCGGCTCAGCGATGGACTTCTACGACGCTGCCGTTACAGGTGATGGATACGAACTGGAATTAGTGCTCGATGGGGACGTATTTGACCGGTTGTACGAACTCCAGCCTCAAGAAACGAGAGAAGCTGTCGAGGATCCAGACGTCATGCTGCTTCGTGGGGCAATCCCATACGTGTATGGACTGTGGATCGTCGATGACACGGAAGTGGGTGTCGTCGTCTACACCGAAAAAGGAATTCAGGGCTGTATACTGAACGATACTGAGACCGCTGTCGGCTGGGGGGTTGATCAGTTAGATTCGGTGAAAGACACTGCCGAACCGATTATATTTCGGGGCGGTCGAAACCCCGTCTTACACAAGTGA
- a CDS encoding hypothetical protein (KEGG: hla:Hlac_3174 hypothetical protein) — MFDRFFGRDDDQDAASNADAASDESAESDAGPMAETSPGPQSLLGETYDITEQNTDYVGSKPVITETQNEGTVAGSYIREMLESGVDTAPSPLWIGYDEDAQRGFREAPLQFESLFRHIWITGTTGYGKTTELLNMMVQWAYSGYGFVYFDPKGRDSRELLRMLPEDRLDDVVWIEPGSSEHDKTVGLNFLEVPDCETEEERENEIENRIENLKAIFDTDEYWGINMESITESMGRAMMQSDQPFSVIDMYFTLLHAERREEFALDVDDPYVREFCLEIARMDDETVRPLLKRIKSWVENSVIRRIIAHRESTIDFRDIIDNDRIVIVRTPVENTDIKKMVTLGVMRNLWSAIQQRSYERDTDPDPYFVLCDEFDDIASDNLDIESMLARARSMRLSVTLSSQYPSQFGEDTRKAMQNNCDNLIAFSVNDVDDAQLLMKRFRDYTAEDLISTDQYQAWTKLPLEGGRYSEPVLLRTFPPYPPLRSADSVDDIIEASLDRYGTDPLTDAEIMQNLIYSDANEAANPTQILDKTMAEAIRAVQIRENAREANGWVDIVAIDEELSTRLENSQAEIDYEYEDLPDVRDASRLIDVELQDGEIVARLSDDGETEVQPETGTARSAGGMSHDAVLMDTETALTERGFSVDILEQDGSEQPDATATHPDHDVVFNIEAETTTPDRPAKVLQNLKRAHDADRVPLFVVRPGDPETEWATRLENILSPPLRERADGTEQFYNCDEIVTFGGGATAHGGVTAVRPRTADTNRTVWTRDDGERVLSDGETEFARVPDEGALSKDGVPAYYSYDHETGQYTVHKPGETRVFDSKDEFKAEWTPIKRPFIPDVELPDADYSRDSYVVLLLPEDGAPTVFQQGESYTLSESPDEEDLWPDAPTSEHAQATISMDSGEETPSTESTAPSDGSVEIDPSGDGIEAFAAMYIREAEGAQVPKETLFQAYSAWTDQHDIEGTNASWFGRKLANVVEYENDRVRDGDDLVTVYTGVDLTPAGSQFLE; from the coding sequence GTGTTTGATCGCTTCTTCGGTCGCGACGACGACCAAGACGCTGCGTCGAATGCAGACGCTGCCTCGGACGAGTCAGCAGAGAGTGACGCAGGCCCGATGGCTGAGACCAGTCCGGGCCCGCAGTCACTGCTTGGCGAAACGTACGACATCACCGAACAGAACACGGACTACGTCGGGAGCAAGCCCGTCATCACCGAGACGCAAAATGAGGGCACTGTCGCCGGCTCATACATCCGCGAGATGCTCGAATCGGGCGTCGATACAGCACCATCGCCGCTGTGGATCGGCTACGACGAGGACGCCCAACGAGGGTTCCGTGAAGCACCGCTCCAGTTTGAGTCGCTCTTCCGGCACATCTGGATCACCGGCACCACCGGCTACGGGAAAACGACGGAACTATTGAACATGATGGTCCAGTGGGCGTATTCAGGGTACGGATTCGTCTACTTCGACCCGAAGGGCCGTGACTCTCGGGAACTCCTGCGGATGCTCCCTGAAGACCGGCTCGACGATGTTGTCTGGATCGAACCCGGCTCATCCGAACACGACAAGACGGTCGGGCTGAACTTCCTCGAAGTTCCCGACTGCGAAACCGAAGAAGAGCGTGAAAACGAGATCGAGAATCGCATCGAGAACCTCAAAGCGATCTTCGATACGGACGAGTACTGGGGGATCAACATGGAGTCGATCACCGAGTCGATGGGCCGGGCAATGATGCAGTCCGACCAGCCGTTCTCGGTGATCGATATGTACTTCACGCTGTTGCACGCTGAGCGCCGCGAAGAGTTCGCCCTCGACGTCGACGATCCCTACGTTAGGGAGTTCTGTCTCGAAATCGCGCGGATGGACGACGAAACCGTCCGGCCGCTGCTCAAACGCATCAAGTCGTGGGTCGAAAACTCGGTCATCCGGCGGATCATTGCCCACCGCGAGAGTACCATCGACTTCCGTGATATCATCGACAACGACCGGATCGTCATCGTCCGTACGCCCGTCGAGAACACGGACATCAAGAAGATGGTCACACTCGGCGTGATGCGAAACCTCTGGAGCGCCATCCAACAACGGTCGTACGAACGCGATACCGATCCAGATCCGTACTTCGTGCTCTGTGACGAGTTCGACGACATCGCGAGCGACAACCTCGACATCGAGTCGATGCTCGCTCGTGCCCGGTCGATGCGCCTCTCCGTGACGTTGTCGTCGCAGTATCCCTCACAGTTCGGTGAGGACACGCGCAAGGCGATGCAGAACAACTGCGACAACCTCATCGCCTTCTCCGTGAACGACGTCGACGACGCCCAGCTCTTGATGAAGCGCTTTCGCGACTACACGGCCGAAGACCTCATCTCGACCGACCAGTACCAGGCCTGGACGAAACTCCCACTGGAGGGTGGTCGGTACTCCGAGCCAGTGCTCCTCCGAACGTTCCCGCCGTATCCACCACTGCGGTCGGCCGATTCGGTCGACGACATCATCGAGGCGAGTTTAGACCGGTATGGAACCGACCCGCTTACCGACGCGGAGATCATGCAGAACCTCATCTACAGCGACGCCAACGAGGCAGCGAATCCGACACAGATTCTGGACAAGACGATGGCCGAGGCGATTCGTGCCGTTCAAATCCGAGAGAACGCCCGCGAGGCAAACGGCTGGGTGGACATCGTCGCCATCGACGAGGAACTCTCGACACGCCTCGAGAATAGTCAGGCTGAGATCGACTACGAGTACGAGGACTTACCGGACGTGCGTGACGCGTCGCGGTTAATCGATGTCGAGTTACAGGACGGCGAGATTGTGGCGCGGCTCTCCGACGACGGGGAAACGGAGGTGCAGCCCGAAACGGGGACTGCTAGATCGGCAGGAGGAATGAGCCACGATGCTGTACTCATGGATACTGAGACGGCGCTCACCGAGCGTGGGTTCAGTGTTGATATTCTCGAACAGGACGGGAGCGAGCAACCCGACGCCACCGCGACGCACCCAGACCACGACGTGGTGTTCAACATCGAGGCCGAGACGACGACGCCTGACCGACCCGCGAAAGTCTTGCAGAACCTCAAACGAGCGCACGACGCAGATCGCGTCCCGCTCTTCGTCGTCCGCCCTGGCGATCCTGAGACCGAGTGGGCGACGCGACTCGAGAATATTCTCTCGCCGCCGCTGCGAGAGCGGGCGGACGGCACCGAGCAGTTCTACAACTGCGATGAGATCGTGACCTTCGGCGGTGGGGCGACCGCCCACGGTGGGGTAACCGCCGTTCGGCCCCGGACGGCCGACACAAATCGGACAGTCTGGACGCGCGACGATGGTGAGCGTGTGCTGTCAGACGGCGAGACGGAATTCGCCCGCGTTCCAGATGAGGGGGCGCTCTCGAAAGACGGCGTCCCGGCCTACTACAGTTACGACCACGAAACCGGGCAGTACACCGTCCATAAACCCGGAGAGACCCGCGTCTTTGACTCGAAAGACGAGTTCAAGGCCGAGTGGACGCCGATCAAGCGACCGTTCATTCCCGATGTCGAACTCCCAGATGCGGACTATTCGCGTGACAGCTACGTCGTGTTGCTGCTTCCGGAGGACGGTGCTCCTACGGTATTCCAACAGGGAGAATCGTATACACTCTCCGAGAGCCCAGACGAGGAGGACTTGTGGCCGGACGCCCCCACCAGTGAGCACGCACAGGCCACAATATCGATGGATTCCGGTGAGGAGACTCCATCGACGGAGTCTACCGCACCTTCAGATGGGTCGGTGGAGATCGATCCGAGTGGTGACGGCATCGAGGCGTTCGCAGCGATGTACATCAGAGAAGCTGAGGGAGCCCAGGTGCCAAAGGAAACGCTGTTTCAGGCGTACTCGGCCTGGACTGACCAGCACGATATTGAGGGGACAAATGCGAGTTGGTTCGGTCGAAAGCTCGCGAACGTCGTCGAGTATGAGAATGATCGGGTCAGAGACGGCGACGATCTGGTGACTGTCTACACCGGTGTCGACCTGACGCCAGCGGGATCACAGTTCCTTGAATAA
- a CDS encoding hypothetical protein (KEGG: hla:Hlac_3171 hypothetical protein), whose amino-acid sequence MADPDPHDDTSADYEQFEKALLAQDRDAAGVDTTDIDEVTARRLVDDLIDADVVTSVPEDRVLVHEPSATAFDSSTQLAVFHRGWTAGRDADAEAK is encoded by the coding sequence ATGGCTGATCCCGATCCTCACGACGACACGAGTGCCGACTACGAACAGTTCGAGAAAGCGCTGCTCGCCCAGGACCGTGACGCCGCCGGCGTCGACACGACGGACATCGACGAGGTGACGGCTCGTCGCCTGGTTGACGACCTCATCGACGCGGACGTCGTCACGTCCGTTCCCGAGGACCGCGTCCTCGTTCACGAACCGAGTGCTACTGCCTTCGACTCGTCGACGCAGCTAGCCGTCTTCCACCGTGGCTGGACGGCCGGCCGCGACGCCGACGCGGAGGCCAAGTGA
- a CDS encoding hypothetical protein (KEGG: hla:Hlac_3162 hypothetical protein) yields the protein MEEPESDPDFDEEQYQNELNDAVDDGGGCMETLQAANQVSNSNETDFGVFNTDENRRSVLQKTVASLAGVAGFGVCVYPEDSTDGTA from the coding sequence ATGGAAGAACCAGAATCTGACCCCGATTTCGACGAGGAACAGTATCAGAACGAACTGAACGACGCTGTTGATGATGGCGGTGGCTGTATGGAGACTCTCCAAGCAGCTAATCAGGTTTCCAACTCGAACGAGACTGATTTTGGCGTCTTCAACACTGATGAGAACCGCCGGTCTGTACTACAAAAAACAGTTGCCTCATTGGCTGGTGTTGCTGGGTTCGGTGTATGTGTTTACCCCGAGGACTCGACGGATGGCACAGCGTGA
- a CDS encoding hypothetical protein (KEGG: hla:Hlac_3650 hypothetical protein), which produces MPIDIETFEASPEDHLKHNGETNADRVMRFLATYPDQAFTQSEILDATDVNAGSISVVLSRLEDRGLVRHKGNYWALGEADNVAAYTNIVESTRAANDRFGEEDMDEWLEYAVDDEDEATK; this is translated from the coding sequence ATGCCCATCGACATCGAGACCTTCGAAGCCTCCCCCGAGGACCACCTCAAGCACAATGGGGAGACCAACGCCGACCGCGTGATGCGGTTCCTCGCCACGTATCCCGACCAGGCGTTCACCCAGAGCGAGATTCTCGACGCGACCGACGTGAACGCCGGGAGCATCAGCGTCGTCCTCTCACGGCTCGAAGATCGCGGGCTCGTTCGCCACAAAGGTAACTACTGGGCGCTTGGCGAGGCCGACAACGTCGCTGCCTACACGAATATTGTCGAGAGCACGCGGGCCGCGAACGACCGCTTCGGTGAGGAGGACATGGACGAATGGCTAGAATACGCCGTCGACGACGAGGACGAGGCGACTAAATGA
- a CDS encoding hypothetical protein (KEGG: hvo:HVO_A0402 hypothetical protein) has translation MDLLTAYNGLLIRFGLYQLIFWPTVGYYVARDATKRDQSSPRLRGVVYGFFGILGLAVYLTQKTRADADSA, from the coding sequence ATGGACCTGCTCACCGCCTACAACGGGCTACTCATCCGTTTCGGTCTCTACCAGCTGATTTTTTGGCCAACGGTGGGCTACTATGTTGCTCGTGACGCTACCAAACGAGACCAATCGTCGCCACGACTCCGTGGAGTCGTCTATGGATTTTTCGGGATATTGGGCTTAGCTGTGTATTTGACACAGAAGACGCGGGCTGATGCCGATTCAGCCTGA